GCTCGATGTCGCCGGGGCCGTCTCCTCGATCCGGCGCGGCGACGCCAAGAACGAGACGCTGCTTGCCGCCTGGAAAGTGCGGCGCCTTACGCCGCACGAATGCGAGCGCCTGCAGGGCTTCGCCGATGATTACACGCTGGTGCCCTATCGCGGTGGCCTCGCAGCCGATGGCCCGCGTTATCGCGCGCTCGGCAACAGCTTTGCGGTCAACGTCATGCGCTGGATCGGCCGGCGCATTCAGCTCGTCGAGGGAGTGGCGTGATGGTGACGTTCTACAAGCACCACATTCCCGATTGGATGGACGGCACCGAAGACCTCGATGACGGCCCTTATCGCGCCTATCACGTCGTCTGCCAGCTGATCTACCTCAACGAGGGACCGATCACGCTGCACGAAAAGGGAATCGCTGGCCGCTGCCACCAGCACGTTCTCGCGTTTCGGAAGAACCTTCGGGTCCTGATCGACGCCGGAAAGCTGCAGCTGATCGACGGCAGACTCCACAACAACCGCGCTGCAACCGAGCTTGAATCTGTCGTCGACCACCGGGCAACCTCGGCCAGAGGTGGTAGGGGTTCGGCCGGGGTTGCCAAGGGGTCCGCGAGGGGTTCGGCAGAGGTTCGCGATAGGTTTGATGCTGGTCCGCCGAATAACACGTTGAAAAATAACGATCAGGCAACAGTACCACTGTTCGACCAGCAACAGCATAAGACTAGAGAAGAGAAGACTAGAGAAGAGAAGACTAGAAAAGAATGCAGCGATCTCTCTGAATCCGCGCCTGACGGCGCGGGAATTCAAGAAACCAGGGTCCTCGGGAACTACGACTTCGTCTCCGACGACGGATCGGTCTTGATCCTCGCCGACGAATTCGAACAGCTCCAAGCCGAACTGCCATCGATCAAAAACATTCGCGGCGTGGTTCGCCACGCGTGCCGGACGTGGCTGGATACTTTCGAGCCTAGTGAGCGCAAGGACGGGCTGCTGCGCTGGCTTCGCAAGAAGCACGCCGAAAACGGGCAGCGGCAATCATCAGTCAAACGCGAAGACGCCAAGGAGGCCGCGCGCCGCGCGGTCGAGGCGGACATCGAGCGCCGCAAGCAGGCGGACAAGGCGCTCGCTGTGCGCGAGCGGCTTGCGCAAGAACGGCAACAGCGAAGGGAGGCGAACCATGCACAAGCCGGACCCGGAGGAGAACTGGCACCTCCTCACCCGCACGGGAGCCACTAAGCCGGGGACGTTCCGCTGCCCCATGTGCAGCCATCAGCGGAAGCACCACAAGTCGCAGAAGTGCCTGTCGGTCAAACAAGCGAGTGTCGGCGATGGTTTCATTTTCAAATGCCACCACTGCGGATTTGCAGGTTATGCAGTCGCGCCTGGCGGACAACGCCATCGAGTGGGCGCGCCTCGAGCGCAAGATCAGTTTAGAAACCTTGCGCAAGCTGCCCGTCGCATCCGGCAACGTGTTTTTTCCCGATTTGAACCGCCGTAGCGATGCGCTGATCTTCCTGTACCCGGAAGGCTGGAAGGCGCGTGCATTTCCGGAAAAGGCGTTCACGTCGCGCAAGGGAACGGCGCTGACGTTCTGGAACATCGAGGCGGTGCTCAATGGCCCGTTGAGCGACGTCTACATCGCCGAGGGCGAACTCGACGGCTGCGCGCTCGTCGAATCCGGGCTGCCGGTCGATCAGGTGCTGGCGGCGCCGGCGGCGAGCGGCGGCAGCTATCAGTACGTGATCGAGGCGCTGGAGAGCGGCCTTGCGAAGGCAAAGCGTGTCATCTGGTGCGGCGACCAGGACAGCGCCGGTCTGAAGCTGCGCGCCGTCATGGCGCAGCTGTTCGGCATCGCACGGTTCTATTTCGTCGAATGGCCCGAGGGTTCGAAGGATGCCAATGATCATCTGCGGACGGACGGCGCGCAGGCAGTGCGCGACCTTGTGCTCTATGGCTTGATGCCGTGGCCGACGAGCGGCCTGTATCGG
This region of Bradyrhizobium sp. CCGUVB1N3 genomic DNA includes:
- a CDS encoding DUF1376 domain-containing protein gives rise to the protein MVTFYKHHIPDWMDGTEDLDDGPYRAYHVVCQLIYLNEGPITLHEKGIAGRCHQHVLAFRKNLRVLIDAGKLQLIDGRLHNNRAATELESVVDHRATSARGGRGSAGVAKGSARGSAEVRDRFDAGPPNNTLKNNDQATVPLFDQQQHKTREEKTREEKTRKECSDLSESAPDGAGIQETRVLGNYDFVSDDGSVLILADEFEQLQAELPSIKNIRGVVRHACRTWLDTFEPSERKDGLLRWLRKKHAENGQRQSSVKREDAKEAARRAVEADIERRKQADKALAVRERLAQERQQRREANHAQAGPGGELAPPHPHGSH